One Scomber scombrus chromosome 4, fScoSco1.1, whole genome shotgun sequence genomic region harbors:
- the LOC133979074 gene encoding uncharacterized protein LOC133979074 isoform X2, whose protein sequence is MCEFFTRIDILGRCGKMVPVLLKPSFVSALELLVNVRETCGVPSKNLFLFGRPRSLTAYNGSDCIQKYVRECGAKDPEALKSTKIQKHYATMLQLINLDENEADQILGPINQVRTLRQSCGMQLDDVQMDSEERLQPARGHQAESWDQSEFFGACYAQGDFYHEQAHGATAGTSMTVPPKSGNSGKKGSHSQCKHKWEEAEVCAVERHMMRFIQGHKVPQKNDCIQCLEAEPKALRTRSWKGVKDYVRNRITALKRQSGTYQTLSTNSNWPGQMEPQRTGHFQQL, encoded by the exons ATGTGTGAGTTCTTCACTAGAATTGACATACTAGGGAGGTGCGGGAAAATGGTCCCTGTTCTGTTAAAACCTTCATTCGTGTCAGCATTGGAGCTTCTTGTGAATGTTCGTGAAACATGTGGAGTCCCCAGTAAGAATCTTTTCCTATTTGGCCGACCCAGGTCACTGACTGCCTACAACGGCTCTGACTGCATACAAAAATATGTCAGAGAGTGCGGTGCTAAAGACCCTGAAGCACTGAAATCGACAAAGATCCAAAAGCATTATGCAACAATGCTGCAGCTGATCAATCTGGACGAGAATGAAGCCGACCAAATATTGGGCCCTATTAATCAAGTCCGAACACTACGACAGAGTTGTGGTATGCAGCTGGATGATGTCCAAATGGACTCCGAAG AGAGATTACAACCTGCAAGAGGACATCAAGCTGAGTCATGGGATCAGAGCGAATTTTTTGGTGCATGCTACGCCCAAGGAGATTTTTATCATGAACAAGCACATGGAGCAACGGCAGGCACCAGCATGACTGTACCACCAAAATCTGGCAACTCAGGCAAAAAAG GTTCTCATAGTCAGTGCAAACACAAATGGGAGGAGGCAGAAGTTTGTGCCGTAGAAAGACACATGATGCGCTTCATTCAAGGACACAAGGTACCTCAGAAAAATGACTGCATTCAGTGTCTTGAGGCTGAACCAAAAGCACTGAGGACCCGTTCCTGGAAAGGTGTAAAAGACTACGTTCGAAACAGGATCACCGCTCTAAAAAGACAAAGTGGCACCTACCAAACGTTATCCACAAACAGTAACTGGCCCGGGCAAATGGAACCACAAAGGACTGGACATTTTCAGCAGCTGTAG
- the LOC133979074 gene encoding uncharacterized protein LOC133979074 isoform X1 produces the protein MCEFFTRIDILGRCGKMVPVLLKPSFVSALELLVNVRETCGVPSKNLFLFGRPRSLTAYNGSDCIQKYVRECGAKDPEALKSTKIQKHYATMLQLINLDENEADQILGPINQVRTLRQSCGMQLDDVQMDSEERLQPARGHQAESWDQSEFFGACYAQGDFYHEQAHGATAGTSMTVPPKSGNSGKKERLEPASGHQPASWDQSELSGACYAQADFYHDQAHGATAGTSMTVPPKSGNSCKKGSHSQCKHKWEEAEVCAVERHMMRFIQGHKVPQKNDCIQCLEAEPKALRTRSWKGVKDYVRNRITALKRQSGTYQTLSTNSNWPGQMEPQRTGHFQQL, from the exons ATGTGTGAGTTCTTCACTAGAATTGACATACTAGGGAGGTGCGGGAAAATGGTCCCTGTTCTGTTAAAACCTTCATTCGTGTCAGCATTGGAGCTTCTTGTGAATGTTCGTGAAACATGTGGAGTCCCCAGTAAGAATCTTTTCCTATTTGGCCGACCCAGGTCACTGACTGCCTACAACGGCTCTGACTGCATACAAAAATATGTCAGAGAGTGCGGTGCTAAAGACCCTGAAGCACTGAAATCGACAAAGATCCAAAAGCATTATGCAACAATGCTGCAGCTGATCAATCTGGACGAGAATGAAGCCGACCAAATATTGGGCCCTATTAATCAAGTCCGAACACTACGACAGAGTTGTGGTATGCAGCTGGATGATGTCCAAATGGACTCCGAAG AGAGATTACAACCTGCAAGAGGACATCAAGCTGAGTCATGGGATCAGAGCGAATTTTTTGGTGCATGCTACGCCCAAGGAGATTTTTATCATGAACAAGCACATGGAGCAACGGCAGGCACCAGCATGACTGTACCACCAAAATCTGGCAACTCAGGCAAAAAAG AGAGATTAGAACCTGCAAGTGGACATCAACCTGCATCGTGGGATCAGAGTGAACTTTCTGGTGCATGCTACGCTCAAGCTGATTTTTATCATGACCAAGCACACGGAGCAACGGCAGGCACCAGCATGACTGTACCACCAAAATCTGGCAACTCATgcaaaaaag GTTCTCATAGTCAGTGCAAACACAAATGGGAGGAGGCAGAAGTTTGTGCCGTAGAAAGACACATGATGCGCTTCATTCAAGGACACAAGGTACCTCAGAAAAATGACTGCATTCAGTGTCTTGAGGCTGAACCAAAAGCACTGAGGACCCGTTCCTGGAAAGGTGTAAAAGACTACGTTCGAAACAGGATCACCGCTCTAAAAAGACAAAGTGGCACCTACCAAACGTTATCCACAAACAGTAACTGGCCCGGGCAAATGGAACCACAAAGGACTGGACATTTTCAGCAGCTGTAG